A window of Candidatus Zixiibacteriota bacterium genomic DNA:
TGAGATATATATATGGCTGGAGGAAGAGCGGAGATATTGGTAAAATAGATATTGCCGTTTGAACTCTGGGTAGAATACATCATCATTAAGCTGTTGAGTGGAGCCTCCAGAGTCTGCGGGGCCGACCAGGCGGAGCCCTCTTTCACCACATACCAGTTGGCGATTCCGCAGCCGGAGCAGGGGCGGGTGCTGCTGAAAAAGAGTTTTTGCCCGTCGGGAGTGATTAGCGGCTCCATACTCATGAACTCTCCGCAGAAAGGTGCAATATCCGGGGCTATCCAGGAGCCATCCTGAAATCTTGTATAATAGATCCTGTTTATGTTATCGCTTCCCCTTCGGGTAAAATAGAATTCCTGAAAGGAGGGATCAAAGGAAGCGGTAAATTCCATATCGGTGGTAGAGATAAGCCCCGTGGCGAAAGCCTGGGGAATCGAATCGGGCGGCACCTGTCCTAAATAAATAGAGCAATTAGGGGCATCTCCGCCTTTGAATAGAGATGATATCAGATAGGTAACATCCAGAATATTAACACTGTTACTGTTGTTGACATCGGCGACCTTTAATGGCTCAGGGGCTGGACCGCTCTTATATAGAGAACTGATTATATAGGTAGCATCCAAGATATTGACCCTATCGTCGTTGGTGGCATCGCCGCAGATTCTTGCAAACGACGCCGCTGCCATACTCAGGATAATGATTAGGGCAGTAGTCGTTACTTTTGAGCTCATAGCCTCGCCTCCAGAACAAATTGAAGATAATATAAGAAGCAGATTACTTCACTCTTATGATTTCTCGACAAGTCCACTATAATATTGACGAAAATCAGTGAATTTAATAAAACTATATTTGCGGTCGCTCGATGAAAGGATGATGAAAAGCAGACATGAGTCGGTTTGTCCTCTTTTTTCAACATCCCAAGGGGCAACCATCACATCTACAGCAGTATCTGGGAAGACTTATAGCAGAGTATAATGGTTGGATTTTCTGGGGAAAGATAATATAAATCTTCTGCATCAAAAGCGCATTGCTGGATGAAAAACTCTCTTGATTATTCGGAGATCTTGTCAAACCTGACTTATGGCTACCCCGACCTCACTCTCCCCAAACTCTCGTCAGCTTCAGCTTCACTATCCGATTACACTATGCCCGGATCGACGAAACTCGTTGGAAGGTAGTAACCTAGTGGACGGAGGGCTATCAGGTTGTCCAAGTTCTTTCACGAGGTTAGCTTGAAGACACGCTTACTGACGCTGCGAGGATATTGGTTAGGTGCTGGCATAGAGGACCACATCAAATTATCTACTTGGCTCTATCAGCTTCTTGAAAGGTTGGTAATCCCTGAGAGATTCGAAGTCGAAATCGGTGTGAAACGTATAGAGGTGACCTTGCCTAAGGCTTTCCTTTGCGAGCGACACGGCTTCGTCCCTATTGCCCAGAATAGCAGAGATGGTAGCACGACAATATACGTGTCCTCCGAAAAGGTAAGGCTGCACCGCTTTTTCTAGCGAGTCTGACACCCTCATTGCTTCCGCTTGGTCTCCCAGTCTGGCCGCCGCCCGGCCCAAATAGTACTGAAATTCCGCAATGTCCGGCCGGAGTTTTTGGAGTTGCTGAAAAGTCTCTCTTGCTTCCTGCCAACGGCGCGCCTCATATAGCGCCCGGGCATAAAGATAAAGGTCAGACTGTCTCTCTTCTTCTGGTTTTGCCCGGTACCACTCGATTAGCTCATCAAGCACCAGCATCGCTTCGTTTTCATAGCCGTGAGCTCTCAATTCCTTTGCCGCGATTGACATTGCGTTTTCTGGAACTTCGAGTCGATTAGGGTGATCTCGCGCTTCTTTAAGTAACTTCTTGACTTCATCTATTCGCCCTAAACCGACGAGAGCACTCAATTCGCACAATAAGCTGATGTAGCACTCCGGCATGGCCTGCCTGAATTTTTGGATTGCCGCAAGCTCCTCTTTGTATTGCTCGAGTTGATGATATGCAACGGTCAAGGTGCTCCAATAGTCATAATCTTGGAGAATCATTGTGTCTTGCGCTTTGATTTCGGACAGAGTTTTTATGCACTCCAAGGGTCTATTCAACCAAAGAGAAGCCCGGCCGGAATTCAAATAGTTGACTTTCGAATCCGGTTCAAGCTTGATCATCTCACGGCAAGTATTCTTATACTCAAGCCAATCCCCGGAAATCACAGCGCAGACTGCATCCAAGGAAAGTTGTTGGGTCCGGTTCAGTTCTCCTCGGCGAAGAGTAAGTGACTTCGCCAGAGAGTCCGCTTCCGCCCAG
This region includes:
- a CDS encoding tetratricopeptide repeat protein; translated protein: VLRPSKPPIYEAYSEYIQGLEFFVLKKDYETALGKANRAFALDTSFLIARDLACCASVNLGHWAEADSLAKSLTLRRGELNRTQQLSLDAVCAVISGDWLEYKNTCREMIKLEPDSKVNYLNSGRASLWLNRPLECIKTLSEIKAQDTMILQDYDYWSTLTVAYHQLEQYKEELAAIQKFRQAMPECYISLLCELSALVGLGRIDEVKKLLKEARDHPNRLEVPENAMSIAAKELRAHGYENEAMLVLDELIEWYRAKPEEERQSDLYLYARALYEARRWQEARETFQQLQKLRPDIAEFQYYLGRAAARLGDQAEAMRVSDSLEKAVQPYLFGGHVYCRATISAILGNRDEAVSLAKESLRQGHLYTFHTDFDFESLRDYQPFKKLIEPSR
- a CDS encoding dockerin type I repeat-containing protein — protein: MSSKVTTTALIIILSMAAASFARICGDATNDDRVNILDATYIISSLYKSGPAPEPLKVADVNNSNSVNILDVTYLISSLFKGGDAPNCSIYLGQVPPDSIPQAFATGLISTTDMEFTASFDPSFQEFYFTRRGSDNINRIYYTRFQDGSWIAPDIAPFCGEFMSMEPLITPDGQKLFFSSTRPCSGCGIANWYVVKEGSAWSAPQTLEAPLNSLMMMYSTQSSNGNIYFTNISALPPAIYISQFSDGLYQTPTKLGTAINKGYNEAHPYIAPDESYIIFDAQNRPGGFGGSDLYISYHNEDGSWTESVNLGSSFNTAGEELAPTVSPDGKYFFFAKPNGLKHDIFWCSIAFIDKLRPAN